A genome region from Sphingobium sp. WTD-1 includes the following:
- the trbG gene encoding P-type conjugative transfer protein TrbG, which translates to MTKPRPSLVAGGAVPLLVAFMVASLSMAPAYAQDSGEMAAAKRSSSNATIKVVPLPVPMPLPGQLKPVPHVVRTLPAAPQRDVKSANTAARIQPSQGDYVNAMQRYAFAAGALYQVYAAPGQVTDIMLQEGEELVGAGPIAVGDTVRWIIGDTVSGSGSSLRVHVLVKPTRGDIATNLIINTNRRTYHLELNGTPSTYMASVSWTYPQDALFALKAAAAQESRNAPVATGLDLASLNFHYQIKGDLPAWRPLRAFDDGRQVLIEFPSDIATGEMPPLFVTGASGSAELVNYRVQGHFMIVDRLFSAAELRLGDKKTSKLVRIERIDPKPVHRASR; encoded by the coding sequence GTGACAAAGCCTCGCCCCTCCCTGGTTGCCGGCGGTGCCGTCCCCTTGCTGGTCGCGTTCATGGTCGCGTCTCTGTCGATGGCGCCCGCATATGCGCAGGACAGCGGAGAAATGGCAGCGGCAAAGCGCTCCTCCAGCAACGCCACAATCAAAGTCGTGCCACTTCCGGTGCCCATGCCACTGCCGGGGCAGCTCAAGCCTGTGCCGCATGTCGTCCGGACGCTTCCGGCTGCGCCTCAGCGGGATGTGAAATCAGCCAACACAGCGGCTCGTATCCAGCCCAGCCAGGGCGATTATGTGAATGCTATGCAGCGCTATGCATTCGCAGCTGGCGCGCTCTATCAGGTCTATGCTGCGCCCGGGCAAGTTACCGACATCATGCTACAGGAAGGCGAGGAACTTGTAGGCGCCGGTCCGATCGCCGTCGGCGACACTGTACGCTGGATCATCGGCGATACGGTGAGCGGGAGTGGCTCCTCGCTGCGCGTTCATGTGCTGGTGAAGCCGACGAGAGGCGATATCGCCACCAACCTCATCATCAACACGAACAGACGCACCTACCATCTCGAACTGAACGGGACGCCATCGACCTACATGGCATCGGTGTCCTGGACTTATCCACAGGATGCGCTGTTCGCATTGAAAGCTGCAGCGGCGCAGGAAAGCCGCAATGCGCCGGTCGCGACGGGGTTGGATCTGGCATCCCTGAACTTCCATTACCAGATAAAAGGGGATCTGCCTGCCTGGCGCCCGCTGCGTGCGTTTGACGATGGCCGTCAGGTCTTGATCGAGTTTCCCTCGGACATCGCGACCGGAGAAATGCCACCGCTTTTTGTCACGGGTGCGTCAGGATCGGCCGAGCTCGTTAATTACCGCGTGCAGGGGCACTTCATGATCGTCGATCGCCTTTTCAGCGCAGCGGAACTGAGGCTTGGGGACAAGAAAACCAGCAAGCTGGTGCGCATCGAACGGATCGACCCGAAGCCAGTTCATCGGGCAAGCCGATAA
- the trbF gene encoding conjugal transfer protein TrbF, whose protein sequence is MFQRTSVHYGKSPEAVTPYQRAAQVWDDRIGSSRVQARNWRLAFFASLALSTTMSIGLLWQMARGTVTPWIVEVDKLGQAQAVAPATRDYRPTDPQIAFHLARFVEQVRSLPTDPIILRQNWLRAYDFTTDRGAAALSEYVRRDDPFTKVGRIQVAVEISSVIRASDDSFRIAWVERRYEQGILSDTSRWSAILTVALQPPQSEDVLTRNPLGIFVDALNWSKEFGQ, encoded by the coding sequence ATGTTCCAGCGAACATCGGTCCATTATGGAAAGTCGCCCGAAGCAGTGACCCCATATCAACGGGCCGCTCAAGTCTGGGATGACCGGATTGGTTCGTCACGCGTGCAGGCGCGCAACTGGCGCCTGGCATTCTTCGCCAGCCTGGCTCTCTCCACGACGATGAGCATCGGGCTGCTGTGGCAAATGGCGCGCGGAACCGTGACGCCCTGGATCGTCGAGGTCGACAAGCTTGGGCAGGCGCAGGCGGTGGCACCCGCAACGCGCGACTATCGCCCGACGGATCCCCAGATCGCCTTTCATCTCGCCCGCTTTGTCGAGCAGGTCAGGAGCCTGCCGACGGATCCCATCATCCTGCGTCAGAACTGGCTGCGCGCCTATGACTTCACGACCGACAGGGGGGCGGCAGCACTGAGCGAATATGTGCGGCGCGATGATCCTTTCACCAAGGTCGGGCGAATTCAGGTGGCAGTCGAGATATCGAGCGTCATCCGCGCCTCGGATGACAGCTTCAGGATCGCCTGGGTCGAACGACGCTATGAGCAGGGCATATTGAGCGACACCAGCCGATGGTCGGCAATCCTGACCGTGGCGCTCCAGCCTCCTCAATCCGAGGACGTCCTCACCAGAAACCCGCTCGGAATCTTCGTCGATGCCCTCAACTGGTCAAAGGAGTTCGGACAGTGA
- the trbL gene encoding P-type conjugative transfer protein TrbL, translating to MTDTDVIDEFLLVFTTYIDSGFGLLGGEVGFLSSSLIAIDVTLAALFWAWGADEDILQRLVRKTLYIGLFAFIIGNFSTLATILFQSFAGLGLKASGSGLAIGDFLRPGTVAATGLDAGAPLLDATADLLGPVGLFTNFVQIMILLLAWLIVVLAFFILAIQIFVTIVEFKLVTLAGFVLLPFAFFGRTAFMAERVLAHVISSGIKLLVLAVITGIGTSLFARFTTAGIPAEPNLAQVMSIALAALTLLGLGIFGPGIANGIVSGGPQLGAGSAAGTAVAAAATLAAGGAGGRLAAGAIGSAAGSAAASGARIAGAATRAYSAGASGKSGASAVGGGLAEVAKSAAASLASPLRNSAAGLKDGFAQGRSGATGQSSGAIAQDGAGHVPHWAMAMKRRQMISHGATVASQTLKSGDSHGGGAGPDISERN from the coding sequence ATGACTGACACAGACGTCATCGACGAGTTCCTCCTCGTCTTCACCACCTATATCGATAGCGGTTTCGGCTTGCTGGGTGGTGAGGTCGGCTTCCTCTCCTCGAGTCTCATCGCCATCGATGTGACGCTTGCAGCCCTGTTCTGGGCTTGGGGCGCCGACGAGGATATCCTCCAGCGTCTTGTCCGAAAGACGCTCTATATCGGTCTGTTCGCCTTCATCATCGGCAATTTCTCAACGCTTGCGACGATCCTGTTCCAGAGTTTTGCGGGATTAGGGCTCAAGGCTTCGGGAAGCGGACTGGCTATCGGCGATTTTCTGAGACCCGGTACGGTCGCCGCCACTGGCCTCGATGCCGGCGCGCCGCTGCTCGATGCGACGGCTGACCTGTTGGGTCCGGTCGGTCTCTTCACCAACTTCGTCCAGATCATGATCCTGCTCCTTGCCTGGCTGATCGTCGTGCTCGCCTTCTTCATCCTCGCGATCCAGATTTTCGTGACGATCGTGGAGTTCAAGCTGGTGACGCTCGCGGGCTTTGTCCTGCTCCCCTTCGCCTTCTTTGGTCGAACTGCGTTCATGGCCGAGCGCGTGCTCGCGCATGTGATCTCGTCCGGGATCAAACTGCTTGTCCTTGCGGTGATAACCGGGATCGGAACGAGCTTGTTCGCACGCTTTACGACCGCTGGCATCCCCGCCGAACCGAACCTGGCTCAGGTGATGTCGATAGCCCTTGCTGCACTGACGCTCTTGGGGCTCGGCATTTTCGGTCCCGGCATAGCCAATGGGATCGTCTCGGGCGGTCCGCAGCTTGGCGCCGGGAGCGCAGCGGGTACGGCGGTCGCAGCGGCGGCGACCCTGGCAGCTGGCGGCGCGGGTGGAAGGCTGGCAGCCGGCGCCATCGGAAGCGCGGCAGGCAGCGCGGCAGCGAGCGGCGCCCGGATCGCTGGCGCTGCAACACGGGCCTATTCAGCTGGCGCCAGTGGGAAATCCGGTGCGTCCGCGGTGGGCGGTGGTCTGGCAGAGGTCGCAAAGAGCGCTGCGGCATCGCTTGCCTCGCCGCTGCGCAACAGCGCCGCTGGTCTCAAGGATGGTTTTGCACAAGGGCGTTCAGGCGCCACAGGACAGTCTTCAGGCGCGATCGCCCAGGATGGCGCTGGCCATGTGCCGCATTGGGCGATGGCTATGAAGCGACGCCAGATGATCAGCCACGGCGCCACCGTCGCCAGCCAGACGCTCAAAAGCGGCGACAGCCATGGTGGCGGCGCCGGCCCGGATATCAGCGAAAGGAACTGA
- the trbJ gene encoding P-type conjugative transfer protein TrbJ has translation MKKRFVLIALMAPMAIMIPPAAQALVVYDPTNYASNVLQASRALQQINNQIQQIQNQATSLLNEAKNLTSLPLSTLSTLQAQIGQTRRLLASAQRIAYDVQDVQNVFATRYSGAVLRGDAAQMVANADARWHDSVDALQDAMRVQAGVVGNLDGAQSSMERLMGASQSATGALQVAQAGNQMLALQAQQLADLTAISAAQGRAQALAAAQQAAVEAESRERFRRFRGN, from the coding sequence ATGAAGAAGCGCTTTGTCCTGATCGCTTTGATGGCGCCGATGGCAATCATGATCCCGCCGGCTGCGCAAGCTCTAGTGGTCTATGATCCGACCAACTATGCCTCCAACGTCCTGCAGGCGTCCCGGGCACTCCAGCAGATCAACAATCAGATTCAGCAGATCCAGAACCAGGCCACATCGCTTCTCAATGAGGCAAAGAATCTGACGAGCCTTCCGCTTTCGACATTGTCGACACTCCAGGCACAAATAGGCCAGACCCGTCGCCTGCTCGCGAGTGCGCAGCGCATCGCCTATGATGTGCAGGACGTCCAGAATGTCTTTGCAACCCGCTACTCGGGCGCCGTGCTGCGCGGCGATGCTGCCCAGATGGTCGCGAATGCCGACGCCCGCTGGCACGATAGCGTCGACGCGTTGCAGGATGCCATGCGCGTACAGGCCGGCGTGGTCGGCAATCTTGATGGCGCGCAGTCGAGCATGGAGCGCTTGATGGGGGCGAGCCAATCAGCAACCGGTGCCTTGCAGGTCGCGCAAGCGGGAAACCAGATGTTGGCGCTCCAGGCTCAGCAGCTTGCCGATCTGACGGCAATATCTGCGGCACAAGGCCGGGCTCAGGCGCTGGCGGCCGCGCAGCAGGCGGCGGTCGAAGCGGAGTCGCGCGAGCGTTTCCGTCGGTTCCGAGGCAATTGA
- the trbE gene encoding conjugal transfer protein TrbE encodes MMSLREYRSTSACLADFLPWAVLAAPGIVLNKDGSFQRTARFRGPDLDSSTPAELVAVAARINNALRRLGSGWAVFVEAQRLPAQAYPQGLFCDRASALVDMERRAQFREAGVHFESFYYLTLLWLPPAEEISRAESWLYEGQVKGALDPLTHLRNFADRTDRLIHLLDGFMPEARWLDDGETLTFLHSCISTRHQRVRVPETPAYIDALLADEGLSGGFEPRLGDHYLRTLTITGFPTSTFPGLLDELNAQAFAYRWSTRAIMLDKNDATRLLTRIRRQWFAKRKSLAAILKEVMTNEQSVLLDSDAANKAADADMALQALGADHAGIAYVTASVTVWDRDPTEASHKLRLVEKVIQGRDFTCSIERVNAVEAWLGGLPGQVYANVRKPPITTLNLAHLIPLSAVWAGAARDEHLDGPALLYGKTEGSTPFRLSLHVGDVGHTLVIGPTGAGKSVLLAMMAMQFRRYAGSQIFAFDFGGSIRAAILAMGGDWCDLGGQIDAGQDASPRIALQPLARIDQPAERSWAAQWIAALLGTEGIALDPADKDHLWTALNSLASAPIAERTLSGLAALLQTQRLKQALIPYCEGGSWGNYLDGESENLGSASVQAFEIEGLVGSSAAAPVLAYLFHKIEAHLDGRPTLILIDEGWLVLDHPQFAEQLREWLKTLRKKNASVVFATQSLSDIDGSAIAPAIIESCPTRIFLPNERALEPQITQIYSRFGLNDRQIEILSRATPKRDYYCQSRRGNRLFELGLGEVALAFTAVSSKQDHRSISDILDLVGREQFASRWLTQRGLDWAADLLAHIDIAPPVDPEPQILPHVEELSQ; translated from the coding sequence ATGATGTCATTGCGGGAATATCGATCGACGTCGGCCTGCCTGGCAGACTTCCTGCCCTGGGCGGTGCTGGCGGCACCGGGCATCGTCCTCAACAAGGATGGGTCGTTCCAGCGTACGGCCAGGTTCCGGGGCCCGGATCTCGACAGCTCGACGCCCGCAGAACTTGTTGCCGTCGCGGCGCGCATCAACAATGCGCTGCGACGTCTGGGATCAGGCTGGGCTGTGTTCGTGGAAGCGCAGCGTCTGCCCGCGCAAGCCTATCCCCAAGGCCTGTTCTGCGACCGGGCATCGGCTCTGGTGGACATGGAGCGCCGCGCGCAGTTTCGCGAGGCCGGCGTCCATTTCGAGAGCTTCTATTATCTGACCCTGCTCTGGCTGCCGCCGGCCGAGGAAATCTCGAGGGCGGAATCCTGGCTTTACGAAGGGCAAGTGAAAGGCGCACTCGACCCACTGACCCACCTGCGAAATTTTGCCGACCGGACAGATCGGCTGATCCATCTGCTCGACGGCTTCATGCCTGAAGCGCGATGGCTCGACGATGGCGAGACGCTGACTTTCCTCCACAGCTGCATTTCGACCCGGCACCAGCGGGTTCGCGTTCCCGAAACACCGGCCTATATCGATGCGCTTCTTGCCGATGAGGGCCTGTCCGGCGGTTTCGAGCCGCGCCTTGGCGACCATTATCTGCGCACCCTCACCATCACCGGTTTTCCGACGTCGACCTTCCCCGGTCTCCTGGACGAGCTTAACGCGCAGGCCTTTGCCTATCGCTGGTCGACCAGAGCGATCATGCTCGACAAGAATGATGCGACCAGATTGCTGACCCGAATCCGGCGGCAATGGTTTGCCAAGCGCAAGTCTCTTGCCGCAATCCTCAAGGAGGTGATGACGAACGAGCAGTCTGTCCTGCTCGACAGCGACGCTGCGAACAAGGCCGCTGACGCAGACATGGCGCTCCAGGCGCTGGGCGCCGATCATGCTGGCATAGCCTATGTAACGGCGAGCGTAACGGTATGGGACCGTGATCCGACCGAGGCATCGCACAAGCTGCGGCTGGTGGAAAAGGTGATCCAGGGGCGTGACTTCACTTGTTCGATCGAGCGCGTCAACGCCGTCGAGGCATGGCTGGGTGGCCTGCCTGGCCAGGTTTACGCCAATGTCCGCAAGCCTCCCATAACCACGCTCAACCTTGCGCACCTCATTCCGCTGTCCGCGGTGTGGGCAGGCGCCGCGCGCGACGAACATCTCGATGGTCCGGCGCTTCTCTACGGCAAGACCGAGGGATCCACACCCTTCCGCCTCTCACTTCATGTTGGCGATGTCGGGCACACCCTCGTCATCGGCCCTACCGGCGCAGGCAAATCGGTACTGCTCGCCATGATGGCCATGCAGTTCCGTCGCTATGCCGGTAGCCAGATATTCGCCTTCGATTTTGGCGGGTCGATCCGCGCCGCCATCTTAGCAATGGGCGGAGACTGGTGCGATCTAGGGGGCCAGATCGATGCAGGTCAGGACGCCAGCCCAAGGATTGCACTTCAGCCACTGGCTCGGATCGACCAGCCGGCTGAACGAAGCTGGGCTGCGCAATGGATTGCTGCTCTTCTTGGAACGGAAGGCATTGCGCTCGATCCGGCCGACAAGGATCATCTCTGGACGGCGCTCAATTCGCTGGCATCGGCCCCGATCGCCGAGCGCACGCTGTCGGGTCTGGCAGCGCTCCTGCAGACACAGCGCCTCAAACAAGCTCTGATCCCCTATTGCGAGGGAGGCTCCTGGGGCAATTATCTCGATGGAGAAAGCGAAAATCTGGGATCGGCATCGGTCCAGGCTTTCGAGATCGAAGGTCTGGTCGGCTCCTCTGCCGCAGCGCCCGTGCTGGCCTATCTTTTCCACAAAATCGAAGCACATCTCGATGGTCGTCCGACCCTCATCCTGATCGATGAAGGCTGGCTGGTGCTCGATCATCCGCAATTTGCCGAGCAACTGCGCGAATGGCTCAAGACCTTGCGCAAGAAGAATGCGAGCGTGGTGTTTGCCACCCAGAGTCTTTCGGACATTGATGGCTCCGCGATTGCGCCGGCCATTATCGAGAGCTGCCCAACCCGTATCTTCCTGCCCAATGAGCGCGCCCTAGAGCCGCAGATCACGCAGATATATTCTCGCTTCGGCCTCAATGATCGCCAGATCGAGATATTGAGCAGGGCGACGCCCAAGCGCGACTATTATTGCCAGTCCCGGCGCGGCAATCGCCTGTTCGAGCTCGGTCTGGGTGAGGTCGCGCTCGCCTTCACCGCCGTCTCTTCCAAGCAGGATCATCGCTCGATCAGCGACATCCTCGATCTGGTCGGACGGGAGCAGTTTGCCTCCAGATGGCTGACACAAAGGGGCCTGGACTGGGCGGCAGACCTTCTCGCGCACATCGATATCGCGCCACCGGTGGATCCTGAGCCGCAGATCCTTCCCCATGTCGAGGAGCTTTCCCAATGA
- a CDS encoding VirB3 family type IV secretion system protein, producing MQDHDTTPGFHAPVYRALGEPILLGGAPRSLAIVNGTLAGAVGLGLRLWILGLALWAIAHFLAVWATRNDAQFVDVARRHLKYPGWMQP from the coding sequence ATGCAGGACCATGACACCACGCCCGGCTTCCATGCGCCTGTCTATCGGGCGCTGGGCGAACCGATATTGCTGGGCGGGGCGCCGCGCTCGCTGGCGATCGTCAATGGTACGCTGGCAGGTGCGGTCGGACTTGGTCTTCGGCTCTGGATATTGGGCCTCGCCCTGTGGGCCATCGCCCATTTCCTCGCCGTCTGGGCCACGCGCAACGACGCACAGTTCGTGGATGTGGCCCGCCGCCATCTCAAATATCCCGGATGGATGCAGCCATGA
- a CDS encoding TrbC/VirB2 family protein, whose product MRAMPTAACIALMLIAAPANASGSSMPWEAPLQSILESIEGPVAKIIAVIVIIVTGLSLAFGDTSGGFRRLIQIVFGLSIAFAASSFFLSFFSFGGGALI is encoded by the coding sequence ATGCGTGCCATGCCCACCGCAGCCTGCATCGCCTTGATGCTGATAGCGGCGCCAGCAAATGCCAGCGGCTCGTCCATGCCATGGGAGGCACCGCTCCAGTCGATCCTCGAGTCGATCGAAGGGCCGGTTGCCAAGATCATCGCGGTCATCGTCATCATCGTCACGGGGCTCAGCCTTGCCTTTGGCGACACATCGGGTGGCTTCAGGCGGTTGATCCAGATCGTCTTCGGCCTCTCGATCGCCTTTGCAGCATCGAGCTTCTTCCTGTCCTTCTTCAGCTTCGGCGGCGGGGCGCTCATCTGA
- the trbB gene encoding P-type conjugative transfer ATPase TrbB, which translates to MSETATIAVRKPQRSARMLQTALGPHIGRWLQDPAVVEVMLNPDGHLWVDRLGEGMYDSAIRLAQEDAERIIRLIAHHVGVDAHSGSPRVSAELPITGERFEGLLPPIVRAPTFAIRKPATAIFTIDDYVAAQVITHEQATVLRRAVADRANIIIAGGTGSGKTTLANALLAEIAKSPHRVVLIEDMRELQCASPNLVAMRTRDGIASLQDLVRSALRLRPDRIPIGEVRGAEALDLLKAWGTGHPGGIATLHAGSALGALRRLEQLIQEAVATVPSALIAETVNLIAVLDRNAQGRRLTELAWVTGLDSATGNYRLISHASSSGEDS; encoded by the coding sequence ATGTCTGAGACCGCGACGATAGCTGTCAGAAAGCCCCAGCGCAGCGCGCGCATGCTGCAGACAGCCTTGGGGCCTCATATCGGGCGGTGGCTCCAGGATCCGGCCGTCGTCGAGGTCATGCTCAATCCGGACGGTCACCTCTGGGTAGATCGGCTGGGCGAGGGCATGTACGACAGCGCCATCAGGCTGGCACAAGAGGATGCAGAACGCATCATTCGCCTCATCGCCCATCATGTCGGCGTGGACGCACATTCAGGATCGCCGCGCGTGTCGGCAGAGTTGCCGATAACGGGAGAGCGGTTCGAGGGGCTGCTCCCACCGATTGTCAGGGCGCCGACCTTCGCCATTCGCAAGCCAGCGACCGCGATCTTCACGATCGACGACTATGTCGCAGCGCAGGTGATCACGCATGAACAGGCGACAGTGCTGCGGCGTGCTGTTGCCGACCGTGCCAATATCATCATCGCGGGCGGCACGGGGTCGGGCAAGACGACGCTGGCCAATGCCCTTCTCGCCGAAATCGCCAAGTCGCCGCATCGGGTCGTCCTCATCGAGGATATGCGTGAGCTGCAATGTGCCTCGCCCAATCTGGTCGCCATGCGGACGAGGGATGGCATAGCATCGCTGCAGGATCTGGTGCGCTCGGCCTTGCGTCTGCGCCCTGACCGCATCCCGATTGGCGAAGTACGCGGGGCAGAGGCGCTCGATCTGCTCAAGGCCTGGGGAACCGGCCATCCCGGCGGCATCGCGACGCTTCATGCCGGTTCCGCCCTCGGCGCGCTCCGCCGGCTCGAACAGCTGATCCAGGAAGCGGTCGCGACGGTGCCCAGCGCACTCATCGCAGAAACCGTCAATCTCATCGCGGTCCTTGATCGCAATGCCCAGGGCCGACGCCTCACCGAACTGGCTTGGGTGACAGGCCTTGATTCCGCGACCGGCAATTATCGCCTGATTTCCCATGCCTCCAGCTCAGGAGAAGATTCATGA
- a CDS encoding SOS response-associated peptidase family protein — MAAHFGVANPVMSNAGDEVYPGTPGLVIREEAGQRIMQSMTWGFPLRLKGMAPTAKPKPVNNIADLSKPMWKGLAAKPQWRCLIPLTAFAEAEGQKGAKTRTWFNVKGQPIFAWAGLWRVSDEWGPVYSGVMTDCNEAIRPVHNRMPVLLMPEDYERWLHGSFDDAVSFQDRCFPDALIEMTRTSELWVKKKAVAEAPSLL; from the coding sequence GTGGCCGCCCATTTCGGCGTCGCCAACCCGGTCATGTCCAATGCCGGTGACGAGGTCTATCCCGGCACGCCGGGCCTCGTGATCCGGGAGGAAGCCGGGCAGCGCATCATGCAGTCGATGACCTGGGGCTTCCCGTTGCGCCTCAAGGGCATGGCCCCGACGGCAAAGCCCAAGCCTGTCAACAATATCGCCGATCTCTCCAAGCCGATGTGGAAAGGCCTGGCGGCCAAGCCGCAATGGCGCTGCCTCATCCCGCTGACGGCCTTTGCCGAAGCGGAGGGTCAAAAGGGCGCCAAGACGCGGACCTGGTTCAATGTGAAGGGACAGCCAATCTTTGCATGGGCGGGGCTCTGGCGCGTGAGCGATGAATGGGGGCCTGTCTATTCGGGCGTAATGACCGATTGCAACGAAGCCATCCGGCCTGTGCATAATCGCATGCCGGTGCTTCTCATGCCGGAAGACTATGAGCGGTGGCTTCACGGCTCATTTGATGACGCCGTGTCCTTTCAGGACCGCTGCTTTCCCGATGCGTTGATCGAGATGACGCGCACCAGCGAGCTCTGGGTGAAGAAGAAGGCGGTGGCCGAGGCACCGTCACTCCTATGA
- a CDS encoding SOS response-associated peptidase family protein, giving the protein MSRLHCARASIAEIAAHFGVDPLPSVAVPEETVEGLPGLVVFEKGGRRLLRTMTWGFPRLTKDMRARGEEAGRIGLVVDLTNPMWEEMVVDPRYRCLIVLTHFANPDGVPGAKTRTWFSVKRQPIIAWAGFCRNLLSEGPVYAGMTMEANAAIPPTNDRMPVLLDPHDYDAWLHGGIQDVIRFQFRPPFAAERMEVQQTEDSWRSKAPPPGTQAQALLL; this is encoded by the coding sequence ATGTCACGGCTGCATTGCGCGCGGGCGAGCATCGCCGAGATCGCGGCACATTTCGGGGTCGATCCCTTGCCGTCGGTCGCGGTGCCCGAGGAGACGGTTGAAGGGCTGCCGGGGCTGGTCGTCTTCGAGAAGGGCGGCCGGCGCCTCTTGCGGACGATGACATGGGGTTTTCCGCGCCTGACCAAGGATATGCGCGCGCGCGGCGAAGAAGCGGGGCGGATCGGCCTTGTCGTCGATCTCACCAACCCAATGTGGGAGGAGATGGTGGTCGATCCGCGCTATCGCTGCCTCATCGTGCTCACCCATTTTGCCAATCCCGATGGCGTGCCCGGTGCCAAGACCAGGACCTGGTTTTCGGTGAAGCGCCAGCCGATCATCGCCTGGGCCGGATTCTGCCGAAACCTGCTGAGCGAGGGGCCGGTCTATGCGGGCATGACGATGGAGGCCAATGCGGCGATCCCACCGACCAATGACCGGATGCCGGTGCTGCTCGACCCCCATGACTATGACGCCTGGCTGCATGGCGGCATCCAGGATGTGATCCGGTTTCAGTTTCGTCCACCCTTCGCGGCCGAGCGGATGGAGGTGCAGCAAACCGAGGATAGCTGGCGCAGCAAGGCGCCGCCGCCCGGGACGCAGGCGCAGGCGCTCTTGCTGTAG
- a CDS encoding damage-inducible mutagenesis protein, whose amino-acid sequence MSKTAILDELRARIAQVEAVGGRHPVLPFGIDAIDHHLPGGGIATGALHEVAGSPDLADDAAATIFLAGILARSRGQIIWCLHWRDLFSPALHLAGLHPDRVIFVEAGNDTNVLIAMEECLRHPGLGGVVGELRKMSLTASRRLQLAAEQSGVLAMVFRRAMPPESQAEGSAALTRWRVRAVPSPALGFPGLARPRWSLALERARGTEPQIWTVEGSDETGCLAVPAALVDGSYPSQSRQAA is encoded by the coding sequence ATGTCCAAAACCGCCATCCTCGACGAGCTGCGTGCGCGTATCGCGCAGGTGGAAGCCGTGGGCGGTCGGCATCCGGTGCTGCCCTTCGGCATCGACGCCATCGACCATCATCTGCCGGGTGGCGGTATCGCGACCGGCGCTCTCCATGAGGTGGCGGGAAGTCCCGATCTCGCCGATGATGCGGCCGCCACCATCTTCCTGGCCGGCATTCTCGCGCGGTCGCGGGGCCAGATCATCTGGTGCCTCCACTGGCGCGACCTGTTTTCGCCGGCCCTGCATCTCGCCGGGCTCCACCCCGATCGGGTCATCTTTGTGGAAGCGGGCAATGACACCAATGTCCTCATCGCGATGGAGGAATGCCTGCGTCACCCCGGCCTTGGTGGTGTCGTCGGGGAACTCAGGAAAATGTCGCTGACCGCTTCGCGCCGGCTGCAGCTGGCAGCCGAACAATCGGGCGTGCTGGCCATGGTTTTTCGCCGCGCCATGCCCCCGGAAAGCCAGGCCGAGGGCAGCGCCGCGCTGACCCGCTGGCGGGTGCGGGCCGTGCCCAGCCCGGCGCTGGGCTTTCCCGGTCTCGCGCGTCCGCGCTGGTCGCTGGCGCTTGAGCGCGCGCGCGGCACCGAACCCCAAATCTGGACCGTAGAGGGAAGCGATGAGACGGGTTGTCTCGCTGTTCCTGCCGCGCTGGTCGACGGATCGTATCCGTCGCAAAGCCGGCAGGCCGCCTGA